A genomic segment from Actinoplanes sichuanensis encodes:
- a CDS encoding carbohydrate ABC transporter permease, translating to MKGKGKALTFFILPFALLFAAFYLAPILYAIKQSLYKVERKGTFGKATEVFGGFDQYQRVFSDGPFWESIGRVLLFGIVQVPVMLGLALIFALLLDSGLVKGRRFFRLAFFVPYAVPGVVAAIMWGFLYSPNLSPFTAVTSSFDLLSADLVLWSMANVVTWVYVGYNMLIIYSSLLAIPQEVYEAAKIDGAGAIRTAWSIKIPLVMPAIVLTTVFSIIGTLQLLAEPAVFRSFSSAVTSTYTPNLTVYSTSAIPNFNLAAAFSVVLALATCVLSFAFLKVTQRGGDK from the coding sequence GTGAAAGGCAAAGGGAAGGCGCTGACCTTCTTCATCCTCCCGTTCGCCCTGCTCTTCGCGGCGTTCTACCTGGCACCGATCCTGTACGCGATCAAACAGTCGCTCTACAAGGTCGAGCGCAAGGGCACGTTCGGTAAGGCCACCGAGGTGTTCGGCGGTTTCGACCAGTACCAGCGGGTCTTCTCCGACGGCCCGTTCTGGGAGTCGATCGGCCGGGTGCTGCTGTTCGGCATCGTGCAGGTGCCGGTGATGTTGGGCCTGGCCCTGATCTTCGCTCTGCTGCTGGACTCCGGCCTGGTCAAGGGGCGGCGTTTCTTCCGGCTGGCCTTCTTCGTGCCGTACGCCGTGCCCGGTGTGGTCGCCGCGATCATGTGGGGGTTCCTGTACTCGCCGAACCTGTCCCCGTTCACCGCGGTCACCAGCAGTTTCGACCTGCTCTCGGCCGACCTGGTGCTCTGGTCCATGGCGAACGTCGTGACCTGGGTGTACGTCGGCTACAACATGCTGATCATCTACTCCTCGCTGCTGGCGATCCCACAGGAGGTCTACGAGGCGGCGAAGATCGACGGCGCCGGGGCGATCCGTACCGCCTGGTCCATCAAGATTCCGCTGGTGATGCCGGCGATCGTGCTGACCACCGTCTTCTCGATCATCGGCACGTTGCAGCTGCTCGCCGAGCCGGCCGTGTTCCGCAGCTTCAGTTCCGCGGTGACCAGCACGTACACGCCGAACCTGACGGTCTATTCGACGTCGGCCATCCCGAACTTCAACCTGGCCGCGGCGTTCTCCGTGGTTCTGGCCCTGGCGACGTGCGTCCTGTCCTTCGCCTTCCTGAAGGTGACCCAGCGAGGAGGGGACAAGTGA
- a CDS encoding carbohydrate ABC transporter permease has translation MKRLAPMAVMGAATLYFLIPIWWLLVAASKSRSQFTNTEPLWFADFSLGDNLSELFAYRDGVFLRWMLNSVVYTGGAALLGTLLAAMCGYALAKYRFPGREAIFNIVLSGVLVPATALALPLFLIFSQFQATNTFWSVFLPSLVNPFGVYLARIYATASVPDELLEAARLDGSGEIRTFFTISTKLMFPALVTIFLFHFVAVWNNFLLPLIMLGEEKLFPVTLGLYSWNTQVNQIPELRMLVLTGALVSIVPLVIAFLLLQRFWRNGLGSGAIK, from the coding sequence GTGAAGCGCCTGGCGCCGATGGCCGTCATGGGGGCGGCGACGCTCTACTTCCTGATCCCCATCTGGTGGCTGCTGGTCGCGGCCTCCAAGAGCCGGAGTCAGTTCACCAACACGGAACCGCTGTGGTTCGCCGACTTCTCGCTCGGCGACAACCTGAGCGAGCTGTTCGCCTACCGTGACGGCGTCTTCCTGCGCTGGATGCTGAACAGCGTCGTCTACACCGGCGGTGCCGCGCTGCTCGGCACCCTGCTGGCCGCCATGTGCGGATATGCCCTGGCCAAGTACCGTTTCCCGGGCCGCGAGGCGATCTTCAACATCGTCCTGTCCGGGGTACTTGTGCCGGCCACCGCCCTCGCCCTACCGTTGTTCCTGATCTTCAGCCAGTTCCAGGCGACGAACACCTTCTGGTCGGTCTTCCTGCCCAGCCTGGTGAACCCGTTCGGTGTCTACCTGGCCCGGATCTACGCCACCGCGAGCGTCCCGGACGAGCTCCTCGAAGCCGCCCGCCTGGACGGCTCAGGCGAGATCCGCACCTTCTTCACGATCTCCACCAAGCTGATGTTCCCGGCCCTGGTGACGATCTTCCTCTTCCACTTCGTGGCCGTCTGGAACAACTTCCTGCTCCCGCTGATCATGCTCGGCGAGGAGAAGTTGTTCCCGGTCACGCTCGGCCTCTACTCCTGGAACACCCAGGTGAACCAGATCCCCGAGCTGCGGATGCTCGTGCTCACCGGCGCTCTCGTCTCGATCGTCCCGCTGGTGATCGCCTTCCTGCTTCTGCAGCGCTTCTGGCGCAACGGCCTCGGCTCCGGCGCCATCAAGTAA
- a CDS encoding ABC transporter substrate-binding protein, with protein MRAALGLVLVSALALGACSSGGDSTESSEQAAAGCAPSSGPVTLTYTTWIPGIENVVKLWNDKNPNIQVKVQTGPNGNGGTYANFFNQLKAGNAPDLGHIEYDALPSFRVQDGLTNLADCAEVTAAKDQFVDWTWGQVSFGEQNAVYGIPQDTGPMGLFYRKDLFEKNNIPVPTTWEEYAAAAEKVKAAGGYITNFSQSDISQFAGLSWQAGGRWFSNDGTKWTVNLQDENTTKVANYWQDLISKKLVSAVPPWTTEWDNAYNTGQAWTWVSAVWGANSIKSGAPDTSGKWAVAPMPQWTAGGTVAGNWGGSSTAVFKGSKHPYEAAKFALWLNTSEEALTALNKEAQLYPATKAGAKLPALSEGVEFYGGQKIYDVFATASTQVSPDFVWGPTMTSTYATASDGFKGVVSGTGTLLDALKTTQTKTIADLKAQSIPVAE; from the coding sequence ATGCGAGCAGCACTCGGCCTCGTGTTGGTTTCCGCTCTGGCACTCGGCGCCTGTTCCTCGGGCGGCGACTCCACCGAAAGCAGCGAGCAGGCAGCCGCCGGCTGTGCTCCGTCGTCCGGCCCGGTCACCCTGACCTACACCACCTGGATCCCCGGGATCGAGAACGTGGTGAAGCTGTGGAACGACAAGAACCCGAACATCCAGGTCAAGGTCCAGACCGGCCCGAACGGCAACGGCGGAACCTACGCCAACTTCTTCAACCAGCTCAAGGCCGGCAACGCCCCCGACCTCGGCCACATCGAGTACGACGCGCTGCCGAGCTTCCGGGTCCAGGACGGCCTGACCAACCTCGCCGACTGCGCCGAGGTCACCGCGGCCAAGGACCAGTTCGTCGACTGGACCTGGGGTCAGGTCTCCTTCGGTGAGCAGAACGCGGTCTACGGCATCCCGCAGGACACCGGCCCCATGGGCCTGTTCTACCGCAAGGACCTGTTCGAGAAGAACAACATCCCGGTCCCCACGACCTGGGAGGAGTACGCGGCCGCGGCCGAGAAGGTGAAGGCCGCGGGCGGCTACATCACCAACTTCTCGCAGAGCGACATCAGCCAGTTCGCGGGCCTGTCGTGGCAGGCGGGTGGCCGCTGGTTCAGCAACGACGGCACCAAGTGGACCGTGAACCTGCAGGACGAGAACACCACCAAGGTGGCGAACTACTGGCAGGACCTGATCAGCAAGAAGCTCGTCTCGGCCGTCCCGCCGTGGACCACCGAGTGGGACAACGCCTACAACACCGGTCAGGCGTGGACCTGGGTCTCCGCGGTGTGGGGCGCCAACTCCATCAAGTCCGGCGCGCCGGACACCTCCGGCAAGTGGGCGGTCGCCCCGATGCCGCAGTGGACCGCCGGTGGCACCGTCGCCGGTAACTGGGGCGGCTCGTCGACCGCGGTCTTCAAGGGCTCGAAGCACCCGTACGAGGCCGCGAAGTTCGCCCTCTGGCTGAACACCTCGGAGGAGGCGCTGACCGCGCTCAACAAGGAGGCGCAGCTCTACCCGGCGACCAAGGCCGGCGCGAAGCTCCCGGCGCTGTCCGAGGGAGTCGAGTTCTACGGCGGCCAGAAGATCTACGATGTCTTCGCGACGGCCTCCACCCAGGTGTCGCCCGACTTCGTCTGGGGACCGACCATGACCAGCACCTACGCCACCGCCTCGGACGGCTTCAAGGGCGTCGTCTCCGGCACCGGCACGCTGCTCGACGCGCTCAAGACCACCCAGACCAAGACCATCGCGGACCTGAAGGCCCAGTCCATCCCGGTCGCCGAGTGA
- a CDS encoding alpha-galactosidase, with amino-acid sequence MTVFHLRAAGVSLVLDTRGTAASVLHWGPDLGDFDPAAGDLAPAVPPSSIDVPLRLSLLPSLFEGWTGRPAMESGHFRLSEAHCSDNTAEIRSSSPDATREVSTRLELSSSGVLRVRHRLTNRGDDEFVLPNLDVLLPIPAEASELLDFTGLWSHERSPQRAPLRHGIWSRESRHGRPGHDDPFLMVAGEPGFGFRTGRVWAVHLAWSGDKRVWAERSALGYSVLGAGVLLAPGEVRLAPGESYETPWLVAVFSDAGLDGLSDRLHPWIRATSALKRPRPVVLNTWEAVYFDHDLAVLTDLADAAAEVGVERFVLDDGWFTGRRDDKRALGDWFVDDTVWPDGLHPLISRVHERGMEFGLWVEPEMISPGSRLAREHPDWILGGGSGPTWRWQRVLDLTKAYDHLLERLTALLTEYPIAFLKWDHNRDLLTPGAADRQTRALYRLLAALKTAFPHVEIESCASGGARIDLGILPLVDRFWTSDTNDPLDRQSIQRWTGILIPPEYLGGHLGDGVAHVTGRTSALGFRLATALFGSAGIEWNLTEASPAEKADIAAWIAEHKRLRPLLHSGRVVRADSPDPAHLLHGVVAQDRSHAVYALVALGTPAAALPPPIRFPGLDPDRSYTVRPIGVPPRTMQDAPPPWLAAGSITLPGRVLTELGLPAPLLTPEQALLLELS; translated from the coding sequence GTGACCGTGTTCCACCTGCGCGCCGCGGGTGTCAGCCTCGTGCTCGACACCCGCGGCACCGCCGCGTCGGTCCTCCATTGGGGGCCGGACCTGGGAGATTTCGACCCGGCCGCGGGCGATCTGGCACCGGCGGTGCCACCGAGCTCGATCGACGTACCGCTGCGGCTGTCGCTTCTGCCCTCCCTCTTCGAGGGATGGACCGGGCGGCCCGCAATGGAGAGCGGTCACTTCCGGCTTTCCGAAGCGCACTGTTCGGACAACACCGCCGAGATACGGTCGTCGAGCCCCGATGCCACGCGAGAGGTCTCCACCCGGCTGGAGTTGTCATCGTCGGGCGTTCTCCGGGTGCGGCACCGGCTGACGAACCGTGGCGACGACGAGTTCGTCCTGCCGAACCTGGACGTGCTGCTGCCGATCCCGGCCGAGGCGTCCGAGCTGCTCGACTTCACCGGCCTCTGGTCGCACGAGCGCAGCCCGCAGCGTGCCCCGCTCCGGCACGGGATCTGGAGTCGGGAGAGCCGGCACGGCCGTCCCGGCCACGACGACCCGTTCCTGATGGTGGCCGGCGAGCCCGGTTTCGGTTTCCGGACCGGCCGGGTGTGGGCCGTCCACCTGGCGTGGAGCGGCGACAAGCGGGTCTGGGCCGAACGCTCGGCCCTCGGCTACAGCGTCCTCGGCGCGGGCGTTCTGCTCGCCCCGGGCGAGGTCCGTCTCGCACCGGGCGAGTCCTACGAGACGCCGTGGCTGGTCGCGGTCTTCTCCGACGCGGGTCTGGACGGCCTCTCCGACCGCCTGCATCCGTGGATCCGCGCGACCTCCGCGCTGAAGAGGCCGCGCCCGGTCGTCCTGAACACCTGGGAAGCCGTCTACTTCGACCATGACCTGGCCGTCCTGACCGACCTGGCCGACGCGGCCGCCGAGGTCGGTGTCGAACGGTTCGTCCTGGACGACGGCTGGTTCACCGGTCGCCGCGACGACAAGCGCGCCCTCGGTGACTGGTTCGTCGACGACACCGTGTGGCCGGACGGACTGCACCCGCTGATCTCCCGCGTGCACGAGCGCGGCATGGAGTTCGGCCTGTGGGTCGAACCGGAGATGATCAGCCCCGGCTCCCGCCTGGCCCGGGAACACCCCGACTGGATCCTAGGCGGAGGCAGCGGCCCCACCTGGCGGTGGCAGCGTGTTCTCGACCTCACCAAGGCCTACGACCACCTGCTGGAACGCCTGACCGCGCTGCTCACCGAGTACCCGATCGCGTTCCTCAAGTGGGACCACAACCGGGACCTGCTCACCCCCGGCGCCGCCGACCGGCAGACCCGCGCCCTCTACCGGCTGCTGGCCGCACTGAAGACGGCGTTCCCGCACGTCGAGATCGAGAGCTGCGCCTCCGGCGGGGCCCGGATCGACCTGGGCATCCTGCCGCTCGTCGACAGGTTCTGGACGTCCGACACGAACGATCCGCTGGACCGGCAGTCGATCCAGCGCTGGACCGGGATCCTGATCCCGCCGGAGTATCTCGGCGGTCATCTCGGCGACGGGGTCGCGCACGTCACCGGCCGGACCTCGGCGCTCGGGTTCCGGCTGGCCACGGCCCTGTTCGGCAGCGCCGGCATCGAATGGAACCTGACCGAGGCGTCGCCCGCCGAGAAGGCCGACATCGCCGCGTGGATCGCCGAACACAAGCGCCTGCGCCCGCTGCTGCACTCGGGCCGGGTGGTCCGCGCCGATTCGCCCGACCCGGCGCACCTGCTGCACGGGGTGGTCGCCCAGGACCGGAGTCACGCGGTCTACGCCCTGGTCGCCCTGGGCACCCCGGCCGCCGCCCTGCCGCCGCCGATCCGTTTCCCCGGCCTCGACCCGGATCGCTCCTACACGGTCCGCCCGATCGGTGTCCCGCCCCGCACGATGCAGGACGCCCCACCGCCCTGGCTGGCCGCCGGTTCGATCACGCTCCCCGGCCGGGTCCTGACCGAGCTGGGCCTGCCGGCCCCACTCCTGACCCCCGAACAGGCCCTCCTGCTGGAGCTCTCCTGA
- a CDS encoding ferredoxin reductase: protein MARAAVSRRLTWRVATVRSARWETGSARTLELDIPDWPGHLPGQHIDIRLTAEDGYQAQRSYSIASAGPGPVEISVQRLEDGEVSPYLTDVVEAGDQIELRGPIGGWFVWRSESTAPVTLVAGGSGIVPLMAMVRARGLAAGRQPFRLIYSVRTPSDVLYADELRRRALSDQGLDVQFVYTRAVPDGWPAPPARISVATLNTHGWPPDFEPDCFVCGPTSFVETAADILVALGHDPKRIRTERFGGA from the coding sequence GTGGCGCGAGCAGCGGTATCACGGCGACTGACCTGGCGGGTGGCCACGGTCCGGTCGGCGCGGTGGGAGACGGGTTCGGCCCGCACTCTGGAGCTCGACATTCCGGACTGGCCGGGTCACCTGCCGGGTCAGCACATCGACATCCGCCTGACCGCCGAGGACGGCTATCAGGCTCAGCGCAGCTACTCGATCGCGTCGGCCGGTCCGGGTCCGGTGGAGATCAGCGTGCAGCGCCTCGAGGACGGTGAGGTTTCGCCGTACCTGACCGACGTCGTCGAGGCCGGTGACCAGATCGAGCTGCGCGGGCCGATCGGCGGCTGGTTCGTGTGGCGTTCCGAGTCGACGGCTCCGGTGACGCTCGTGGCGGGCGGGTCCGGGATAGTGCCTCTGATGGCGATGGTCCGGGCCCGCGGTCTGGCTGCGGGCCGTCAGCCGTTCCGATTGATCTATTCGGTACGGACTCCGAGCGACGTTCTCTACGCCGACGAACTACGCCGTCGCGCCCTGTCGGACCAGGGCCTCGACGTGCAGTTCGTCTACACGCGGGCGGTCCCCGACGGGTGGCCGGCTCCCCCGGCCCGGATCTCGGTGGCCACCCTGAACACGCACGGCTGGCCACCCGACTTCGAACCGGACTGTTTCGTCTGCGGCCCGACCTCGTTCGTCGAGACGGCCGCCGACATCCTGGTGGCGCTGGGCCACGACCCGAAACGGATCCGCACCGAACGGTTCGGCGGCGCGTGA
- a CDS encoding sulfite oxidase-like oxidoreductase yields MSIISPGFGGRRREPSPALPPGQYLAHDFPVLSAGPTPRIPQERWKFTIVTEIGEKHTWDWAEFTALPAEEITVDIHCVTKWSKLGTSWKGVSLDTLFEDVETAGDFVMAHSYGGYTTNVPLEDLLDGKAWIAYEYDGEPLHPEHGGPARLLIPHLYFWKSAKWVDGLRMMHEDEPGFWEDAGYHMYGDPWREQRYHGD; encoded by the coding sequence ATGAGCATCATCTCCCCGGGTTTCGGCGGGCGGCGGCGAGAGCCGTCGCCCGCTCTGCCGCCCGGTCAGTACCTCGCGCACGACTTCCCGGTCCTCTCCGCCGGCCCCACCCCGCGGATCCCGCAGGAGCGCTGGAAGTTCACGATCGTCACCGAGATCGGTGAGAAGCACACGTGGGACTGGGCGGAGTTCACCGCCCTGCCGGCCGAGGAGATCACGGTCGACATCCACTGCGTCACCAAGTGGTCCAAGCTCGGCACCTCCTGGAAGGGCGTCTCCCTGGACACCCTCTTCGAGGACGTGGAGACCGCGGGCGACTTCGTGATGGCGCACAGCTACGGCGGCTACACCACGAACGTCCCGCTTGAGGATCTGCTCGACGGCAAGGCCTGGATCGCCTACGAGTACGACGGCGAGCCCCTGCATCCCGAGCACGGCGGCCCGGCCCGGCTGCTCATCCCCCACCTGTACTTCTGGAAGTCGGCGAAGTGGGTGGACGGGCTCCGGATGATGCACGAGGACGAACCGGGGTTCTGGGAGGACGCCGGTTACCACATGTATGGGGACCCGTGGCGCGAGCAGCGGTATCACGGCGACTGA
- a CDS encoding S8 family peptidase, with product MRKTARRNVLAGGIAAVTAAALGAFALPAGSQAFSPVSYGLALPATVSATQPVRIVTTSKDATGRPVFAVHEASDRVTAERIISSARKTAGTISVEIDRPVHALDIPDDNDTYRADQWDLEKINVPSAWEESTGSEVVVAVIDTGVDGAHPDLAGNVLTGYDAIDDTEGGDSDGNGHGTHVAGTVAAVAGNDAGIAGIAPDAKILPIKVLDANGSGYTSDTAEGIVWAVDNGAQVINLSLGSDTATDAEETAVAYAIENGVTVVAAAGNEREEGSPTSYPAAYDGVIAVAATDADDEIAEYSNRGDYVDVAAPGSGIISTYPGDLTDDGSEYAELNGTSMASPHVAAVAALLKAVNPDLTPDDVQNALERSAVDLGVAGFDSDFGHGRIDAAAALQEAAGGGDGGGDDERVTPELSADEGGLVSYGTGTETTFQVSADGESLAGLEAEACVSVAGGRWDCDTVESDEDGVYFIEHTATGAFTVRVTVAETDTVASVSEIVEYTVRATVAAKKSGKGTLTVKAAGAPSQKMVLQRKAGSSWKNVKTYPVKAGTKISGLATGSYRVVVAGTAAVQGVTSGTVKL from the coding sequence ATGCGGAAGACGGCGCGGCGGAACGTTCTTGCCGGCGGAATCGCGGCGGTCACCGCCGCTGCACTGGGCGCGTTCGCGCTGCCCGCCGGGAGCCAGGCGTTCAGCCCGGTCTCCTACGGACTGGCCCTCCCGGCGACCGTCTCCGCGACCCAGCCGGTCCGGATCGTGACGACCTCGAAGGACGCCACCGGGCGACCGGTCTTCGCGGTCCACGAGGCCTCCGACCGGGTGACCGCCGAGCGGATCATCTCGTCCGCCCGGAAGACCGCCGGCACGATCAGCGTCGAGATCGACCGCCCGGTGCACGCCCTCGACATCCCGGACGACAACGACACCTACCGCGCCGACCAGTGGGACCTCGAGAAGATCAACGTGCCGTCCGCCTGGGAGGAGAGCACCGGCTCCGAGGTGGTCGTCGCGGTGATCGACACCGGCGTCGACGGTGCACACCCCGACCTGGCCGGCAACGTCCTGACCGGATACGACGCGATCGACGACACCGAGGGCGGCGACTCGGACGGCAACGGGCACGGCACCCACGTGGCGGGCACCGTCGCCGCGGTCGCCGGCAACGACGCGGGCATCGCCGGCATCGCCCCGGACGCCAAGATCCTGCCGATCAAGGTGCTCGACGCGAACGGCAGCGGCTACACCTCGGACACCGCCGAGGGCATCGTCTGGGCCGTCGACAACGGCGCCCAGGTGATCAACCTGTCGCTGGGCTCGGACACCGCCACCGACGCCGAGGAGACCGCGGTCGCCTACGCGATCGAGAACGGCGTCACCGTCGTCGCGGCGGCCGGCAACGAGCGTGAGGAGGGCAGCCCGACCAGCTATCCGGCCGCCTACGACGGGGTCATCGCGGTCGCCGCCACCGACGCCGACGACGAGATCGCCGAATACTCCAACCGCGGCGACTACGTGGACGTGGCCGCGCCCGGTAGCGGCATCATCAGCACCTACCCGGGTGACCTGACCGACGACGGCAGCGAGTACGCCGAGCTCAACGGCACCTCGATGGCGTCGCCGCACGTGGCCGCGGTGGCCGCCCTGCTCAAGGCGGTCAACCCGGACCTCACCCCGGACGACGTCCAGAACGCCCTGGAGCGTTCGGCCGTCGACCTCGGCGTGGCCGGCTTCGACTCCGACTTCGGGCACGGTCGGATCGACGCGGCGGCGGCGCTGCAGGAGGCGGCCGGCGGTGGCGACGGTGGCGGCGACGACGAGCGGGTCACGCCGGAGCTGTCCGCTGACGAGGGCGGGCTGGTCTCCTACGGGACCGGCACCGAGACCACGTTCCAGGTGAGCGCCGACGGTGAGTCGTTGGCCGGTCTGGAGGCGGAGGCCTGCGTGTCGGTCGCCGGCGGCCGCTGGGACTGCGACACCGTCGAGTCCGACGAGGACGGCGTCTACTTCATCGAGCACACCGCGACCGGTGCCTTCACGGTACGGGTGACGGTCGCCGAGACGGACACCGTCGCTTCGGTGTCGGAGATCGTCGAGTACACGGTCCGGGCCACCGTCGCGGCGAAGAAGTCGGGCAAGGGCACGCTGACCGTGAAGGCGGCCGGCGCCCCCAGCCAGAAGATGGTGCTCCAGCGCAAGGCCGGCAGCTCGTGGAAGAACGTCAAGACCTACCCGGTCAAGGCCGGCACCAAGATCTCCGGCCTGGCCACCGGCAGCTACCGGGTCGTGGTGGCCGGCACCGCGGCGGTCCAGGGCGTGACCAGCGGCACGGTCAAGCTCTGA
- a CDS encoding nitroreductase family deazaflavin-dependent oxidoreductase, protein MPLTGEYAPSPSDWARDQAEKYEATGGAEANDIMGKPIIVLTSVGAKSGLLRKTPLMRVEHDGEYAVVGSLGGAPKNPVWVYNLRKNPLVELQDGEVKQDYTARELSGAEREVWWERAAAAFPQYNEYTKKTDRLIPVFLLTRT, encoded by the coding sequence ATGCCGTTGACGGGTGAATATGCCCCCAGTCCCTCCGACTGGGCGCGCGATCAGGCAGAGAAGTACGAGGCCACCGGCGGTGCCGAGGCCAACGACATCATGGGCAAGCCGATCATCGTATTGACCTCGGTCGGTGCGAAGAGCGGCCTGCTGCGCAAGACCCCATTGATGCGGGTCGAGCACGACGGGGAGTATGCGGTCGTCGGCTCGCTCGGTGGGGCGCCGAAGAATCCGGTGTGGGTCTACAACCTGCGCAAGAACCCGCTCGTCGAGCTCCAGGACGGTGAAGTCAAACAGGACTACACCGCCCGGGAGCTGTCCGGTGCGGAACGGGAGGTGTGGTGGGAGCGGGCCGCGGCCGCCTTCCCGCAGTACAACGAGTACACGAAGAAGACCGACCGGCTCATCCCGGTCTTCCTGCTGACCCGCACCTGA